Genomic window (Rosa chinensis cultivar Old Blush chromosome 6, RchiOBHm-V2, whole genome shotgun sequence):
TAACAGTTATAAAGAGCTAATGAAACGAACTTGATAAAAACACTCCAAACACTCCAatcaaaacatcaaaacaactacaaatttacaatatcaaatacTCCAATCAAAACACTCCGATTTCAACCAAACACAACAAGGACTTGATAAAGTAATCCTTCTTAATAGAAAGTTCAGCAATTGGATTCAAATTACATAAACCATGTATTGCAAATATAAACAAAATCCGACAATTGAAAACTATTTTCAACCTATCACCAATagtaaaagctactatcaccaacattAAATGCTATtctcaccaacactaaaagctacttCATACTGCATTTCTTATCTAGCATTTTCTTTTGTCTCAATTTGCTCTCTTCTTCTCACTTTTACTTCCCGCATCACATATGAGACTTTGGAGTATTTCAAAACTGCAAGAAAGAACAATGAGAGAAGCTTTAGACAATAAAAAGAATTGCCAAGATCTCAAAAGCTAATGAGTTGATTATCACCTCAGTTTCATCATCCAAAATAAGATCAAAAGCGTCAGAAGCTCAAACTATTCCACTCAATCCCCTGGAAGACTAATTACAAGGCCCTTTTCATTGACTTCAGCAAAAACTCCCCAAACCTTCATCCCAGGAGATATATTCTGACCATAGGAAAAGCAGTTATAAGTACATCAACATCAAAACGCATTTCAGCCAAACAGAACTCCAATTAGtcctaaatgaataaacaaataaaatgccAATCATCCCAACACATCATTTCCAAATCTCTGCGGCATTATTCCTAAATGAATAAGACCAATTTACTTGCTCAAGCAAAGCAGCTGCATCTACCAAATCTCTACCTGAGATTTCCCTTCTAGAATTTCAGtttgaaaaaataacaaaatggaAACATTAAACATCAGAAACAATGATTATCAACTTGCAATGCAATTATACGAAACCTTAACTTGCAATCATCAATCACAATTGAATTAAACACTAAACAATTCCTAAAAACTAACGCAAAATCAGAACCCAAAGCCAAAGAGAGAAGTTTACCACATCATTCATGCTCCTCAGCTATGAGCTCCCAATCGGCATCAGTCATATCGTCCGACCTGTAGGCCATGACGAAGAGCAAGAGAGACTTTCCGGTTGGGGATTTTCGATTGGAGATGAAGAGGCCGCTAGCCTTGTCGTCGTCGCCGGAGAATCAATGCTCGTTTAGGGTTCTAATGCAGGTGAGGTGGAGGAAGAGGCGATGGCAGCGGTGGAGGGCCTCGTCGAAGAGCCGGAGACCATGACGACTTTGTTGTGTAGAGCCGGAGAGGCGGCGAGACTTGAGGAGAGGAAGAGACGGCGAGAGAGTGAAGGCGGCGGTCTGAGGGTTGCACGGAGCATCTTCCACCGTCGATGAAGAAGGCGAAGCCCCAGTCGCCGCTGTTACGGCCGGGTTCTCCATCTCCTACAACAAATCTAACCCATTCGCGTCGTCGAATACGAAATCCCAATCGATCACTCCGATCACGTCAACGCCGCTGTCCAAGAGTTCGGGTCGGTGAAGGCTGGGTCTGATCTGAGAGACGGCGGCGAGGTTGGTGGTCGCCGGAATCGGAGGCGGAGACCAAGACGTGAAGATCTgtgataagagagagagagagagagagagagagaggagagagagagagagagagagagagagagagagagagagagagagagagagagagagagagagagagagagagagagagagagagagagagagagagagagagaatgtgatCGAGGAAAGGGAGAGCGATCACAGAGATCGATGTATGGCTGGTGGACCTTGGGTTTATTAGgtagaagggtaaaattgtcatgaATGAAATAATTTGTGAATGCAGGTGGCCTTATTTGTACAATAAAATttaagtggccttatgactaatataATTCTCAAAATTGCACTCAAAATGACACTCATATgcaattttttataaattttaatgTATGTtcaaaatccttttttttttttttttaaattatttagaATCAGTTTAATTATTTGGATGAAAAAAGTTGAATTTGATAGAGTTGAGGCTATAAATTAACAATTGACAATGTGTATTTTGGCAATTATGCCTAAAATTAATGGAATGCATTAGCTAGTTACTAACAAGTttagaaaattcaaaatttaaattggatccaaaaaaatagaagaagataaaaaatatattgaaatcgtaatttCAACGCATGAAATATGGTaattgaagtaatattaaaTTCTTTTAATATGATAAAAAAAGAGTTAAGAGTAAATCTAAATATAAATTATTCAGTAAAATGGTAAAGCTACCTTATGATGTGCAACATGTACTACGTAGAATGACAGAGGACTACATTGTTATTGAGTTGGTTACAAATTACAATTATATCAGCTTTTCTACTACTAAAATTACCAAAATACCCTAATATACTCCTAACAAATTCAAATAAGGCCGGTATGTATTTGGTTAGAAATGCCAACTTAGTAGCTTCATGATTGTATTGATCAATCCCTAGTAAGTTGTAACTAATCGATGTTCTTAATAACAAGCAAAAAGCCTATGCATATTTAGATGACGGTTAAAAAATCTCTCTGTCGCTCTCTTTTTCTTTGAGTTTTCAAGCTTTTACAGAACAGATATATCAATGCCTTACAAACTAATTCAGATTCAAATCTTTCTACCCTCGAGGTAGCTGATTTTTCAGTTACATATTCTTATTGGCCGTATCCGTTGTCATGCTCGTCAAAAGAAGGCAACTAACACCGAAACTAACCCCATAGCAACAACCCCAACGCCCATCTCCGCAGCGGTGGCGCGTGCATCACTCTTACCGGGCGCAGGCGCTGGACTCGACGATGGCGAATCTGACGTATCATCCTTAGGCTTGGGTGGTGTATGGTGCTTCGACGGACTGGGAGCCTCCGAGTCCGAGTCGTCCCCGGGACTGTCGGCTGTGTCGTCGGAGGGACTGTCAGAGTCGTCGTCGGAGGGACTGTCGGCGTCGTCGGACGAACTCGGAGGCTTTCCCCTCTTCGGTGCCGGAGCCTTTTCGGGGGAAGGATTAGCATTAATGTCGGGAACCTCTATGATGGAACTAACCTGAAGCACGGAAATGTTGAAGGGCTGAGCTGTCACAGACTTGACCAGCTTGGAGTTCATTTGTCCACCCTTGCTTGCCGACCCGAAAGTAATCTCACCGTCGTCGGCTGCTACTCGGAGGAAGCCCTGTTGGTTCTTAGCCAACCCGGAGGTCTGGTACAGCGTCGTCAGCATGGCGCTCTTGTTGGTCTTGGCATGCTTGGTCAGCTTCTCCTTGTCGTAGTAGTCGAGGATGACGTGGACGCTCATGATCGCCTTCGTCACGGAGCTGTCGTCACCTAGACCGCCTATTGCGCTGTTGTCCACGGCGAGGACGGTGATGGTGCTTCGCTTGTTGATCTGGTCGGCGATTTTGGTCTGGGAGAGCTGCTGGTTGAAGTTGCTGAAATCGTCTTCCTTTTCGAGGAGCTTGGTGATGTTGAAAGCCGAACAAGAGCTTATTAACAACATCATGAGAAGGAAGAAGGAGACAGAGGCTTTAGCTTTATTCGTCTTCATTTTTGAAAGTTGCACTGAAGTTTATTActtgttatttttttaatttcttttttgggtgGTCTTTGCTTTGAAAGCCTGGTTTGTGTTTAGTGACTTTGGGAGATTTATATATGGGGGACAATCTTGCAGGGAATGACTATAATTAGAGAGACAAGGAAATTGGATGTTAGAAAGAGCTCAAGTTAAGGTGTGGAGCGAATTTCTCACTCTTTGCCTGAAAACAGTTACGATTATTTGATCAGTTGTTCTAGTCGTACCTAAAAAATTGCCGTCCACATTTAGTTACTCAGTTAACACACACCATAACTAATGCATTCTTAATTACATGGATCTTGCCTGTCAATGGTTTTTGAACTACACCCTCCACATATCATTTTCGTAGATAAATACTCGCATAAGTACTTTTGGTCTTATTCATTTTGTGACTAATTAGACCAATGATTTGACATGGTGGCCTTTTGGTCTTATTCACTCTTATTATAGACATGATTATTTGGAGCTGCCCAattgtttcattgtttgtttTCGTTAGGTTGGCATTgcttttttgttatattttttatttgtttaatttcttttctggtTGGGAGAGACATTCgtttcttgcttcttcttcttcttctttttttttccctcaagaATTTGGTTTATGACACTCCACACTGTTgtaattaattttctttttcttctcggCAAAATTCAATAGGGAATAATTTGGGAAGCTTCATGTTAATTCTTTGTAATCCATCCAAAAAAAGGATTTCTTTGACTCATGTTCCACCTAAAAATGTAAGTAGTTCATCATGTATGAAATACAATATGTTTTCTACGGTACGTAGGCAAGTACGTATGGGGGCTGAGCAATCTCAATTAATAAGAAGTCACTAAAATAACCAATATTTGAACTGTAAACTTGATAGCTAGTAGATGATATTCAAATTTAAAGGCACAAATATATATAGTTTAGGGTTATCAGTTTAGAGATGTAACTTGAAATCattgggggtaggagtgaaatcttttaatctttttaaaaaaaaaaaaaaaaaaaaacttgaaatcATTCAAACAAAATGAAGTGAATTAAACTTGCATGATTGAAAAATGTCCCATGACAATCCATTCAGACCGTTTGATAAATTACttatatcttcttcttttttcttcttgtgaACGATAGGAAGTTGTGCAAAATTATTTAAACATCGTTTGCATTATTGCATATATATGTTTGAAATGAGTCTAGTATATGAGAGTTGTGGTTTAAGAGTATGTTATTG
Coding sequences:
- the LOC112171837 gene encoding fasciclin-like arabinogalactan protein 14 yields the protein MKTNKAKASVSFFLLMMLLISSCSAFNITKLLEKEDDFSNFNQQLSQTKIADQINKRSTITVLAVDNSAIGGLGDDSSVTKAIMSVHVILDYYDKEKLTKHAKTNKSAMLTTLYQTSGLAKNQQGFLRVAADDGEITFGSASKGGQMNSKLVKSVTAQPFNISVLQVSSIIEVPDINANPSPEKAPAPKRGKPPSSSDDADSPSDDDSDSPSDDTADSPGDDSDSEAPSPSKHHTPPKPKDDTSDSPSSSPAPAPGKSDARATAAEMGVGVVAMGLVSVLVAFF